CTGCAACAGATTATTTTTGCCGGCTTGATGCTGGGCTGCGCCGGCGATGTGCTGCTGCTTTATCCGCGCCTGTTTCTCTTTGGCTTCTTTGCTTTTCTGGCCGGCCATGTCGCCTACCTCAGCGCCTTTGTAGTCTCGGCGCCGGCGCCGCCAGGCTGGTTCTGGCTGGCGGCCCTTGGACCGGGAGTCGTCTATGCATCGATCTTGAGTCTGCGCACCGCGCAGAAGCGCTCGCTGCCCTTGATCTGGAGTTACGCCGCAATGCTTTCGTCGATGATGGCCTTTGCCTGGTGGAACGACTACGCCGCCGGACGCTTTCCGGTGCTGGCCTGTGGGGCGCTGCTCTTTGCCGTCTCCGACGGCTTCTGGTCCTGGAATCGCTACGTGCGGCCAGTTTCCACCGCCGCGCTGGGCATCCTGGTCAATTACTACAGCGGTCAGGCGCTGATTGCACTGGGCGCGCTGCTGGCCTGAGCCATCGCCGGAAATTCTGCGCTTTCAGCCAATCGAGCTGGTAACCTCGATGCGCGAAAAATCGCAGGCCGCAAGCCGCGTCGCCTCGATCCAGAGATGGATGTAGCTGTCGGCCATGCTGAAATTATAAAGAAGTACATAGCGATCCATCAGCCGGCGGATGCGCTGGCCATCGGCATCGTCCTCGGAAAGCAGCGTCGGCGCGCCAAGCATATGGCCGGCGACCGACTTTGTCGGATCGTTGAAGTAGCGTCGGTCGTCAAAGGCCTCGATGCCCAGAATCTGACTGACCGCCGCCAGCAAATCCTCGGGCAGCGCGGCGTGGATTTCGGCCGAATCCTGCCAGGCGCCAAAGCGAAAGCCGGCATCAAAGCTGATCAGGGCCCGCCGGGCAAAGAAGCGCGCATATCCATCCGGCTTGCCGCGCGCTGGCGGCGCCGCCGTCGAAATCAGCAACTCGGAGTTGCCTTCGAAGTAGTAGGCCGCAGCGCTCATCGCCCGCGGGTTGAAGAACAGATAGAGCATGCCGTGCGCCGGCAGCTGCTGTTGTACATCGCCCAGCTTGCAGCGCGCCAGGTTGAATTGCGCCAGAAAGTAGTGATCCTCCGGCCACTGCCAGTGCGGCTCGCCAGGCAACTGCGGCGATCCCTTGCCAAGCGAGGCGCCGGGCGGCGCATCCTGTGCATCGCCCAGCTTGCTTTCGACGACTTCAATGCTGGGATGCAAGTTCGCCGCCAGAAACTGCGGCGCCAGTCGATGGTCGCCCTCGCGCTCAGACTGGCGCAGACTGCCGCTCATGGGATAATCTGCGACAAAAGCCCGCGCCACTCGGAGGATATTCATGAAGGGTCAGCCCGGAGCGCGCCGACAGAACGATTGGATTTTGATGCAATCGCTGCGGCGCGGTCGATCGGGCAGGCGCAGAGGATTTATGCCGAGCGAATCCTCATACTATAGAAGGAGCGCCAGATAAAGGCGACGGCGACAACAAAGAACAGACCGGCCAGGGCCAGCTTGGCAACGATCAGGTCCGCTTTGATCAGCTCCAGCACCAGTTCCACGGCCAGCAGGCCAAAGAGCGTGGTGAATTTGATCACCGGGTTCATCGCCACCGAGGAGGTATCCTTGAAAGGATCGCCAACCGTATCGCCGACGACGGTGGCATCGTGCAGCGCCGTGCCCTTCTCCTTGAGTTCGACCTCCACCAGCTTCTTGGCGTTATCCCAGGCCCCGCCGGCGTTAGCCATAAACACGGCCTGAAACAGACCAAACAGAGCAATGGAGATCAAATAGCCGATGAAGAAGTACTCTTCGACAAAGGCAAAGGCCAGGGTGCTGAAGAATACCGCCAGGAAGATGTTCCACATACCGCGTTGTGCATAGCGCGTACAGATCTCGACCACGCGCTTGGAATCGGCCACCGAAGCCTTCACGACTCCATCCAGCTTGATGTTGGCCTTGATGAACTCCACGGCGCGGTAGGCGCCGGTAACTACGGCCTGGGTTGATGCGCCGGTAAACCAGTAGATCATGGCCCCGCCTGCGATCAGTCCCAGCAGGAAGGGCGCATGCAGAATGGAGAGCTTTGCCACTAGTTCGGGCTTCAGGCCCTGGGTCAGAATCATAATGATCGAAAAGATCATCGTCGTTGCGCCGACCACCGCCGTGCCAATCAGCACCGGCTTGGCTGTCGCCTTGAAGGTATTTCCGGCGCCGTCATTGGCTTCCAGAAAGTGTTTTGATCTTTCAAAATTTGGCGTGAATCCAAACTCGCGATTCACCTCTTCTTTGACGCCCTTGTGGTGTTCGATCAGCGAAAGCTCATAGACCGACTGGGCGTTGTCGGTTACCGGTCCATAGGAGTCGACGGCAATGGTCACCGGTCCCATGCCCAGAAAACCAAAGGCGACCAGACCGAAGGCAAAGACCGGCGCGGCCATCATGATCGAACTGACGCCCAGGGTGCTGACGCCGTAGGCCACGCCCATCAGCGCCACGATAGTCAGGCCCATCCAGTAGCCGCCAAAATTGCCGGCAGTCAGTCCGGAGAGGATGTTGAGCGAAGCGCCGCCCTCGCGCGAGCTGTGAACGACTTCGTGTACATGTTGCGACTCGGTCGAAGTGAAGGCCTTGACCAGTTCCGGGATCACGGCGCCGGCCAGCGTGCCGCAGGTGATGATCAAGGACAGCTTCCACCACAGCGTGGGATCGCCGCCAATGTTGGGAATCAAGAGCCACGAAACAACAAAGGTCAGGGCGACGGAAACCAGCGAGGTCAGCCAGACCAGAGCGGTCAGCGGCTTCTCGAAATTCATGTCTTCGGCCTGCGAGTAGCGCGCTCTGGCAAAAGCGGCGCTGATGCCATAGGACAGCAGACTGGCCAGGATCATCACGATGCGCATTACAAAGAGCCAGACCAGCAGCAGAACCTGAACCGATGCATCGGGCACGGCCAGCAGAATGAAGGAGATCAAGGCAACGCCGGTTACGCCATAGGTTTCGAATCCGTCGGCAGTAGGACCAACGGAGTCGCCAGCATTGTCGCCGGTGCAATCGGCAATGACGCCGGGGTTGCGGGCGTCATCCTCTTTGATCTTGAAGACAATCTTCATCAGGTCGGAGCCGATATCGGCAATCTTGGTGAAGATGCCGCCGGCAATACGCAGCGCCGAGGCGCCCAGCGATTCGCCAATGGCAAAGCCAATGAAGCAGGGGCCGGTGTATTCGGCTGGAATGAATAGCAGAATGCTGAGCATCAGCAGCAACTCAATGGAGATCAGCAAGAGTCCAATGGACATGCCGGCCTTCAATGGTATGGCGTAGGTAGGGAAGGGTTTGCCGCCCAGGCTGCCAAAAGCAGCGCGCGAATTGGCGTAGGTGTTGATGCGAATGCCAAACCACGCCACGCCGTAGCTGCCGGCGATGCCAACTACGCTGCAGGCCAGGATGATCGCCACAACCTGCGCCGACATGCCGCGCAAAAACCCAAAATAGACTACAATGATTGCGCCAATGAAGATTTCCAGAATGAGCAGGAACTTCCCTTGAGTGAGCAGGTAGGTTTTACAGGTCTCGTAAATCAGTTCGGAGATGTCGCGCATCGACTGGTGCACGGGCAGCCCGCGGATCTGTACAAACTGAACAATGCCAAAGGCCAGTCCAATGGCACAAACCAGCATCCCCAGGAGCAGCAAGGATTTGCCATCAAGCCCAAGGAAGGCTTGCGACGCAAGGTCAGGCAAGCGCAGATCCGCTTCGCCGGCAAAGAGAGCGCCAGGCAAGCAGAGCGCCGCCAGCGCAATCGCCAGAAGTAGCGTCGCCC
This genomic window from Leptospirales bacterium contains:
- a CDS encoding sodium-translocating pyrophosphatase, whose product is MNNSEIRARRGRATLLLAIALAALCLPGALFAGEADLRLPDLASQAFLGLDGKSLLLLGMLVCAIGLAFGIVQFVQIRGLPVHQSMRDISELIYETCKTYLLTQGKFLLILEIFIGAIIVVYFGFLRGMSAQVVAIILACSVVGIAGSYGVAWFGIRINTYANSRAAFGSLGGKPFPTYAIPLKAGMSIGLLLISIELLLMLSILLFIPAEYTGPCFIGFAIGESLGASALRIAGGIFTKIADIGSDLMKIVFKIKEDDARNPGVIADCTGDNAGDSVGPTADGFETYGVTGVALISFILLAVPDASVQVLLLVWLFVMRIVMILASLLSYGISAAFARARYSQAEDMNFEKPLTALVWLTSLVSVALTFVVSWLLIPNIGGDPTLWWKLSLIITCGTLAGAVIPELVKAFTSTESQHVHEVVHSSREGGASLNILSGLTAGNFGGYWMGLTIVALMGVAYGVSTLGVSSIMMAAPVFAFGLVAFGFLGMGPVTIAVDSYGPVTDNAQSVYELSLIEHHKGVKEEVNREFGFTPNFERSKHFLEANDGAGNTFKATAKPVLIGTAVVGATTMIFSIIMILTQGLKPELVAKLSILHAPFLLGLIAGGAMIYWFTGASTQAVVTGAYRAVEFIKANIKLDGVVKASVADSKRVVEICTRYAQRGMWNIFLAVFFSTLAFAFVEEYFFIGYLISIALFGLFQAVFMANAGGAWDNAKKLVEVELKEKGTALHDATVVGDTVGDPFKDTSSVAMNPVIKFTTLFGLLAVELVLELIKADLIVAKLALAGLFFVVAVAFIWRSFYSMRIRSA
- a CDS encoding DUF1963 domain-containing protein; translation: MNILRVARAFVADYPMSGSLRQSEREGDHRLAPQFLAANLHPSIEVVESKLGDAQDAPPGASLGKGSPQLPGEPHWQWPEDHYFLAQFNLARCKLGDVQQQLPAHGMLYLFFNPRAMSAAAYYFEGNSELLISTAAPPARGKPDGYARFFARRALISFDAGFRFGAWQDSAEIHAALPEDLLAAVSQILGIEAFDDRRYFNDPTKSVAGHMLGAPTLLSEDDADGQRIRRLMDRYVLLYNFSMADSYIHLWIEATRLAACDFSRIEVTSSIG
- a CDS encoding lysoplasmalogenase; amino-acid sequence: MKHVLILLPALLFAALAIWARMRRPALYPWLKALPMLWIAGYYSLIIGGRTQPGLLQQIIFAGLMLGCAGDVLLLYPRLFLFGFFAFLAGHVAYLSAFVVSAPAPPGWFWLAALGPGVVYASILSLRTAQKRSLPLIWSYAAMLSSMMAFAWWNDYAAGRFPVLACGALLFAVSDGFWSWNRYVRPVSTAALGILVNYYSGQALIALGALLA